Part of the Candidatus Omnitrophota bacterium genome, TAAAATGGGGTTAAAATTTGACTTAGCCAGGAAACTGCTTGATGAACGGATGCGCGAAGTAGAAAGAAGGGTTATGTCTCAGAACCATATGCGTTCTGTTGATATCGCAAAGCTTCTTAACTTAGCATTTATTTGTGTTCATACGCCAGCTGACAACCACGTTTATAGTTTTATGAACCAGTATCTTAGAGAAGCAAAGCCAAAAAAAGTCAAAGATATAGTCGGGTTGCTCATGCAATTGCCTGAATACAGTCAGGCGGCTGATAATTTTTGCGGCCCTAAGATAATTTTGGGGAATCCTAATAGGCCGGTTGGGAAAGTATTAGTTGAGATGACCGGCGGTACAGAAGGCCCGAAAGAAACTTATGATAAACTGTATAAGTGCGGGGTCAGGACGCTTGTGTCTATGCATTTGAGTGAAGAACACTTTAAGAAAGTAAAGGATGTAAACCTCAACGTAGTTATAGCAGGCCATATTTCTTCCGATACTTTGGGTTTGAACCTTCTCCTTGACAGGCTCGAGAAAAAAGAAAAATTTCAATTCATTGACTGCTCGGGTTTCCGTAGAATAAGGCGTTAATTTAAAATTTTTACCATTTTAAAACTATGGCTTCTCGTTATCCTGAAAACATTTTGGATGAGATCTTAACCCGTATTAATATTGTAGAGGTGATACAGGACCACATCCCT contains:
- a CDS encoding NGG1p interacting factor NIF3, whose protein sequence is MKLSQLFSQIIKFGIDKDPRIKKPQDGKYFPDSAILNGDPDLDIRKIMVGIDIEGPELILADKLREQQGLDLVISHHPEGAAYASLHQVMKLQADVLNKMGLKFDLARKLLDERMREVERRVMSQNHMRSVDIAKLLNLAFICVHTPADNHVYSFMNQYLREAKPKKVKDIVGLLMQLPEYSQAADNFCGPKIILGNPNRPVGKVLVEMTGGTEGPKETYDKLYKCGVRTLVSMHLSEEHFKKVKDVNLNVVIAGHISSDTLGLNLLLDRLEKKEKFQFIDCSGFRRIRR